The nucleotide window TTATTGTGGTGGATTATTTTCAAGTGTAGTCGTATCTTTTCTCGTTTTTTTACGTTTTAGTTAGTGAGAATGcctgaaaaaataatttgtGTCACTAAATGTAAAagtaaataaaaaaaatattaatgtGTATAAATATGGCATACATGATACTGACTTAGCGCAGGTTGGTTTCAAAGGGTTAAGTCTGCTGGAACAAtctcaattgaatatcCGTCAGGGTCTTGAATAAAGGccagatttttcatcttcccTCCGTTAAATTTGACCCCccattcaatttcatcgcCATACTTTTGTTCTATCTCGTGGCACATAGTTGCCGGGTCCTTGCAGCTGATGCATATGTGACCATAACCCTGCGGCTTGTCGTTACCATTGTGGTACTTGAACGCTGGATCGGATTCGGTGCCCCAGTTGTGGGTAAGTTCGAGTAACCCTTCCGTTGACCGGGAGTTTTCTCCCTTGTTTATGCCGTATCCAAGAAAGTACAAGGTGaattttgcattttcatGAACACTGGATTTTATCAACTTCATGCCAAGAACGTTTTGATAGAATGCCAAGGACTTTTCGGCATCCTTGACACGCATCATGGTgtgattgaattttttattttctttgttatCAGGAACaggttcttcttctttcaagtaCTGAATTAGTTCGATCCAGTATCCATCAGGATCAAAAACAAACGCAATGTCTTTTTGCCTACCATCGACcaatcttttcttgaacGCCGCACCTTCGGACTCCAGTCTCTTGCATGTCTCTTCTATGTTTGGCACAGAAAAGCAAATGTGACCAAATCCGCGATGGGGTTCTTCATTACCATTGTTGACCTTGAAATCAGCATCGTTTTCTGTTCCCCAATTGTGAGTCAATTCAAGCACACCATTCATTGCAAAAACAGCATTACCGCCTTGTGAGTTTGTTGGGACCACCTTGTTCGGGAAGCTTAAAAATAACAAGCTGAATTTCATATCAGGAAagtctttcttttctagCAAATTCATCCCAAAATGCTTTTTGTAGAAAGCAACGCTGACTTTTGGATCTTTGACCCGCAGACATGTATGATTTAGCGTCAACGTTGCATTATTGCAAGCGGAGTTAATAATCTTGGGATAGTGCTGACCGCTTTTTGACATTGCTCTAATTTGAAGTAGTGGCTTGAGTAAGTTCAGTTCTCGTAATACTCTTGGTATCATACACTACAGTGTCAGTAGTGGTTTTTACCTTGTATATGTATGTTTTCTCACGAGATTCTGCTGTATTCGCTTTCTCATAAAGAGTCCGGAAATAAAGGGCCTCTTTTTCAGAGGTTTTGctctggaaaaaaaacgatGCCTTGACATCCAGTTGATATATAAACTATAATCTATAAGGAAACTCCAGTTGGGTAGGAGTTGAGCTGACAGGGCCGCCGTAAAGTACTGCATGTTCTATAAGAGTTGCATTACCTCGAATTGAATACTTGCGGCACCATTTCTTGGAGCCAAGACTCATTTGTTACCGGCATGCAGTCTTTTATAaactcttttgaagttaGCAGAAGTTGTTGATAAAGAACGTATCTGCTTGGCTTTTTGGCCTCTTCCCGAGTTTGTTGAAACACAACACTAGACGGGTGGATGAATACGTTTAGACCGCCACTCTTTTTTAGGCCTGTTGTGTGATAACCAGATGTGCCCAATTGAGCAACATTCATCGGGAAGCCGCTAATAAAGCTTTTTGCTATTCTTGATTCTGGGTTTACTATTGAGCCATTTGCATTTTCCGTTGCAGCTGCATTTAATGCTGTAAAGCCCAATCTCTCACAGCACCTCCACAATTGGTCTCTTATATTCTTCACTCTTCTTAATGTCTTATATTGAACCTTGTGATCTTGACACCATAGCCTCGAGTAATTTGTGTTTGCCCATT belongs to Zygotorulaspora mrakii chromosome 1, complete sequence and includes:
- the GLO1 gene encoding lactoylglutathione lyase GLO1 (similar to Saccharomyces cerevisiae GLO1 (YML004C); ancestral locus Anc_6.305), which gives rise to MIPRVLRELNLLKPLLQIRAMSKSGQHYPKIINSACNNATLTLNHTCLRVKDPKVSVAFYKKHFGMNLLEKKDFPDMKFSLLFLSFPNKVVPTNSQGGNAVFAMNGVLELTHNWGTENDADFKVNNGNEEPHRGFGHICFSVPNIEETCKRLESEGAAFKKRLVDGRQKDIAFVFDPDGYWIELIQYLKEEEPVPDNKENKKFNHTMMRVKDAEKSLAFYQNVLGMKLIKSSVHENAKFTLYFLGYGINKGENSRSTEGLLELTHNWGTESDPAFKYHNGNDKPQGYGHICISCKDPATMCHEIEQKYGDEIEWGVKFNGGKMKNLAFIQDPDGYSIEIVPADLTL